The genomic window TGAATCACTTTTAATTACTGCTACAAGAAGGCTATCCAGCTTCTTTTCATCATTTATGCTTGCTATCTTATCTTTCAGGTCATCGGGTATTGTTTCAAACTTGGCCTTTATGGCATCCAATATTGACTCCTGTGCCTTTCTTATTCTGCCTTCTATTCTACCTTCTATTCTACCTTCCTCAATCAATGCTGCACCTATTCTGGTCATCCTGACCACCTCCTTTAATCGGTCTATATATTCTTTTCTCACATACTTATCTGCCAGCCCAAGCACCGATGCAATGACAATAGACTGCATTTCTTCATCTTTTATTTCTTCAGCTAACTCCAGGACTTTTCTTGCTGCCTCATCTTCACCCCACTTGTTCTTCATTAAGGGTAAAAAGATTAGATCCATTATGTCTTTATTATCAAGCGGTATGTCATTTTCTATTTTATATTTTATGGCTTCATATCTTTTATCTCCATCATATTCTACCATGAATACCTGTTCTACTTTGTAGTATATGGAACCTATATCAATACTTTTATCAGCCTTATGAATGTTACCTGAATATATTACTACCGTATGTATTTTCTTTTTTCTTTGAGGTATAATGCTGAATCGTATATGAGAAATCTCGGAAGATCTGCCAGTTTATTTGTTGTTTGAAATTCTATATGTAAAAGAGAACCATCTTCGAGTTCAAATACATAGTCCATTTTTCTATCGGATAGATGTATTATGGGCAGTTCTGTGGGCTTTACGTTAGTTATCCTTGGCAGCTTAAGTCCATAGTATTCTAATGTCTCGTTTCTAAAAAATTCTGCCATGTATTTATATATAATGTCCTGATTTTGGTGTGGGATCTTTGCATCGCTCATTTAGCAACCCCCTTCTGATTTAATTATATCATAATTTATGATGGCATTGTTAATAAAATATTTTCTTTATTTATATTTAATAAAGGTCCTGATCCTAAAGTTTCTTACAAACTCTATCCTCGGTTTTCTTCCCATAAAAAAAACACCTCCTGTTATTTCGAAGATGTCTTAATTTTCAATAAGTGAATAAGTGAGTGCCTGGCACCATTTCAACAAATCCTATTAAAATATCCACCACTTCCTCTACGATGTCTTTTGGTGCTTTTTCACGAAAAGATACATCTCTGGCATATATGTCTAAAGCTTTCACCTGTTCACACATAATAACACCTGTCGTTTTAGTTCTTTCATCAAGTTCTACATGAAGTGGAAAATTTCTGTTTGTGTTAGTAATCGGACATACCATGGCTAATTTAGTGAATTTATTATAGGTATTATTGCTAACAACTAATGCAGGTCTTTTCCCTTTTTGCTCATGCCCTGTTTGAGGATCAAATTCTAAAAAAATAATATCGCCTTGTTCCGGTATATATCCCATTAAAACACCTCTTTACCTTGTGGCTTTCCGGTATCCCATTCGCTGCATTTATAATCCCCTTTATATTCTGCAATTCTTTCTTCCAGAGTTTTATGTTTTTTAACAGGAATAATTACCACATTGCCATCTTTAACTTGTATTTCCACTTTGTCATTTTCATTTAATTTAGCCATTTTGAGAATAGCCTTTGGAAGTCTTACAGCCTGACTATTTCCCCACTTTTGTATTGTGGTATACATATCATCACCCCATATTTAAAGTATATACTATGTATCTACATCTGTCAATGTATATTATCTAAGTAAATATGTGAGTACCTAGTATCAATCGGCTGAAATGATTTATTCCTCTATTTTACCCAGCTGTATGACATGACAAATTGCACTTTCCAACTCTATCCTCGGTTTTCTTCCCATAAAAAAACACCTCCTGTTATTTCCATAATAACAGAAGATGTCTTAATTTTCAATAAGTGTATAAGTGAGTGCCTGGCACCATTTTCATATTGCATCCAAGTTCTTCACACATTCCATGGGCTTCGCCCGTGCGTCAGAGGCTCGTCATCCTCTATTCTCCCATATGGGTTTTCTAACAGCGCTGCAGAGTTCACTTTATGTCACGGTCTGAAGTCTTGCATATTCAGGGCGCTCTGACCGTATCATTTCTGACACAACCAGCCCTGAAGCTAACCAGCCCCTTGGCGGCTACCGGTACCGGACTTTCACCGGCAAGCAAATTACGGCTTTGCTGGGCACGCGGCGCACCTACAAAAAAACCCGATGGAATCTTCCATCGGGTTTTTTAATTTACTAAAGTTCAATAGTTTTAGTGTTTAACTGTGATGTAAATTATTTTTACTAAGCTATTTTCAACAACAGCTTTTACAGTATCACCGTTACGTACATCTCTGTATGCTGCAGTATCGATATTTGATAAACCATCGGTTACGTCAAAAACTAATGTCTTGCTATTAACTTTATATGTTGTACCGCCAATCTTAATAGAATCACTGCCCTTTTCAGATACAGCACCCGAGGCAATTGATACAGTATTATGAACAGCATCGATTGTGTTATCTGAGCCATAAATTACATCAGATACAGTCAAATCACCATCGGCATTTACTGTGAAGAAAGTAATATCTCCAACAGACTGAGCAGTTCTTGAATTTAGCTTATAATCTTTCTCTTCGCCATTGTATACTTTGACTGTTGCTGCCCAATCGCCATCCGCATCTTTAAATTTGTCTAATACTACACCAAGTTCTTCGTCTTCTTCTGCGATTGAATCATATCCTGCTGTGAATACGACAAATTTAGCATCTAAACCATCTGCTACGATTATTCCTTTGCCTCCAGTAATATCTTTATCCTTAATGTTATCCCATTTTACTAAATCGATGTCATCGAGTTCATCTACTATAATGGTATTTTCATCTACGAAATAATGGTTAGAACCTGAATTGATAACATCATCATCTTTGTCGAACGAATCTATAGCAGCTGCACTGGGAGTTACAGTCCATGTTTCATCGGCTTGTTTTGCGGCAGTTGCATAAACCCACATCTCATTGATAACACCGTCTTTATCCAATGTGAATTTGACAATAGCATATTGATTATTTGTATCATTTACTAAAGCCTTTAGACCGCTCAATGTGAGATCTGATGCACCAGCTGTTCTAAGATCATGAATATCCGCATCGATATCGTAGCTCTTAGATTCGCCCTTTACATTGACTTTAACTGTTTCATTGTAATCATCAACTTTTAATGCTACACCATAATAATCATCGGAAGTTGTTTCAACATCAGATATTAGATGGCGCACATCTCCGGCAAGATCTAATACAGCCGTTGTATCCTCGTTCAGTAAATCATCAAGAGCTGAAGCATCGACGCTGTAAGAATAAAGATCATCATTTTTATTCGGTGAGAAGGTTGCCATTATTGTATCGTCAGCAGCTTTAGCTACATCATATGTTGTGCCGTCGATTTTCAATTCATCAGATTTTACTCTTTCGAGTTTGCCTTCTACTGTCTTCCTTACTATGACGATATGATAAATATCATCATAATCTGCTACGTACATTACGTCATTTGCTTTAATATCCTCAAGTTTAGCAGACTCACCGTTTATTGTGATCTTATAACTATCAGGATCAGTGAGGTCGAGTTCATCTTCTGAAGTTCCATCATAGTAAGTAATGGTTTCGTCTTTAGTGTCTACTTCTTTGACTAATACAGCATCATAATCCCAGGACATTAAGTTCATAAATACTATGTCACCTTTATCAAACGCAAAGGTTCCATAGACACCTTTCTTTAGTGCAGCCTTTATAGCATCTTTACCTGTTACTTTTGCTCCATCAACATAAATAGTTGCATCATCGGCTACATCATAAGTGTCATCTGCTATCTTAAGGTCAATTTGAGTAAGTTTCGTTCCATCGAAATCTTCATCTGTCACATCTTCAGAAATGATATCATTCTTTAGCTGATCCTTATCATAATCAACAAAGAAGATTTCATCATCGTCATTTGCCCATGCCGTAACTTTCAAGCCCAACAAAGCTTCAGGATCGATGCTATCTACTACTGAATAAGTATCTACCGCACCATCATCATCTTTAATAGTTACTTCTTGTCTATCTGCATCTACCTCTATAACTCTTCCTTCAATTTCTTTAGAATCCATCTTTGAAAGGAAAGTTTCTGTTCCTTCTTCATACTGTTTTAAATCACCATAACCAGTCTGTTTCAAATGCTTTACGGTGAGAGAATTGTCGATCATTTCAACAACAGCACCGCGGAGAGCGGGAACATTGGGAACTGCATTTACACCATCAAACAGGCCAAGGTCATCGGCTTTGCCCATGACACCAGCCGGCCAAGGAGCGCCTTCAACTGTTACGCCGTAGTTCATGGCATACAGCAGCATTTTTGCCATCTGGGCATATGTGACATTATCATTGGGCTTGAATGTACCATCAGGATAGCCATTGACTATACCCTGGCCAACTCCCAGGTTTATGTAGCCCGATGCCCAGTGATCGGCAGCCACGTCTGCAAATTTGGTCTGACCTTTCATGAGGTCTGCAGAACCTTCGAGACCGGAGATTCTGATTATAAGAGCTAATGCTTCTGCACGGGTAATGGGTTTATCAAGATTGAGATTACCCTTTTCATCACCCCTTAGTATCCCCAGAGCCTGAGCTCTTATTACTGATGCGGGTGTCTTGGTATCAGCCGCAGTGGTGGTATCGGCTGCGAACCCTACGCTCACGGTGCTGAGCACGAAGGTGAGAATAAGTAGGGTTATAAGTAGTTTTCTGGCTTTCTTCATACTCAAATCCTCCTTTTTGATTTTGAAAAAAAATAGACTTACTAAAAAAGGCCTTGCCTAATCCTCCTGGTGTTCATCACCCCTTTCAAAGGATTTTATGGGAATTTAATTTTATCCTTTTCTTTCAATCTCCTCCGGGACCGCGGCCGCCGCATTTTTGAAAGTTGAACACGCAAGAGGCTGCCGGGAGTGCGGGAGGTTGAAAGATTGCAGGCTCCGGAAATTTACATCATCCTATATTTTTTATATCCTATAATTACAATTATTATTTATTATTTCTATAAAAGGATGAAATTTCCTGCTGGTTTTGAGTAATTTTAAAGAAAATTTTATCTAATAATGAGTTCATCTTGTCTTACTTCCGGATTTGAGTATGAGTCTTTGAACTCATTATTTAGTTGTCAAAGTTCGAATTCTATAGCTATTATAGCTCACGGTCAACTTGCCGTCAATATAATTGGTTGAATTGTAATATAAATGTAATATTGGATGGGACAACGTTTGTAACTACATTTTTCATTATATGCCGGCTTTTTTTATTTATTACATAAAATGGATGCAGGCTATAATAACTACAGAAATTTAGCAAGTATATATATTCGAGAGATATGGTAGAAATTCCTCTTTATTTTATAAATTTTTTTTAGAGCATGTTAGGAATTAAGGGTGCCGCTACAGTTAGCAGCATGATTATCATCACCAGTATCACGGCTAGGCCGACAAGGGGCAGAGCGAAGTAGGCGAGCGCCGCCCGACCGGTAGTAAAACCGTGGGTTTCCCGGACTGATATTACCTGAAGCACCACTACCCAGAGCCGGAGCAGTATGCTGGAAAGAAGGCTCAGGTTTATCCCGGTGAGTGTAGACAGCAGGTTTACGGGCACCATCAAAATCATAGGCAGGGTAGCAAAGGCCATAGAGGTAAACAGTCCGACACCAGTGGCGGATGCAGGAAGCTCATGGGACCTGACCTGTATTTGAGTCATAGGATTGACGTTGCTATCCGGCACAGTCTCGCCGGCATTAACGGCATTTTGTTCCGGGACGTCGTCGGAGGTATCCGGGAGCGTATTTCTGGCTTTGCCCGGGGTCAGGAACTGGCAGGCCAGTTCCACTACAGCAGTAAATATAAAGTGGAGCAGGGGAATTATAAGGATACCGCTTATTATCATAAAGGCGACGATATACGGCATGGCCCGGGTCAAAGCGGGATATACGCCGTCAAGGCCAGGAAAAATATCCCTGGACACAAATGGCCTGAGGATGTTTTCGTTCATGGTGTGTCGGTAGCCTGATATGTCCGGCAGAAGGCCGGAGAGAAACAGGATGATGACGGCCTGCAGGACCTTCTTTTCCCCGGCTATCTTTTTCAGGGCGGCCGAAGGCGTGAAAAGCACTCCGGATATGTCGTCCAGGAAATCTTTGAACCAGTCTTTCATTCTTTCATTCATCTCCTCGGTAAATTTGGTAGTAAAAATTACGTCCTGCGCTTTTTACGGATACAAGTAGCTCTGTGCAACTTTATCCGGAAGGTAATCCAGAAAATAAGAATGGTGGGAAAAGTCCCGCCATGTAGGCAGGGTGGTGCCGGGATCTGCCGGCAGACGTATGCCGAAGGCGGGATCCAAAAAGGTGTTTACTATAGATTTTACTCCGGAAAGCAGGGCTTCCAGGGTAGATTTTTTGCCGTATTCTTTTATGACGGGTTTACCTTTGATGCCGGCCAGATCAGCGGCGATTTTTATGGCGTCGTAGTAGTTTCCTATTTCATCCACAAGGCCCAGTTTTTTTGCCTGGGTGCCGGTGTAGACCCTGCCGTCGGCAAGTTTTTTTACTTCTTCTACATCCATATGGCGGCCTTTTGCCACGATGTCTACGAACTGGCCGTACATCTCATTTATCATGTCCTGCAGTATGGCCCTTTCGTCTTCGGTCATGGGGCGGGTGGGAGAGCCGATGTCTTTGTGAGGAGCGCTTTTGATGACATTTTCCTTGAGGCCCAGTTTGTCATACAGGCCTTCTATGTTTTGAAACTCCATGATCACTCCTATGCTGCCGGTGGTGGTGCCGGGATTTGCTACTATCTTATCGGCGGCGCAGGATACCATGTAGCCGCCGGAGGCCGCCACATCTCCCATGGATACCACCAGTTTTTTGCCTGATTCCTTCACCCTTAGGGCTTCCTGGTAGAGTTCCTGGGATGCGGCCACGGTGCCGCCGGGGCTGTTTATCCTGATGACCAGGGCTGCTATATCGGGGTCTTCGGCGGCGTCATGGAGCTGTCTTAATATGTCGTCGGTACCGGCGGCGGAAAGAAAGCCCGAGGAGCCCGACATGATGACACCTTCCAGGGTGATGACACCTATCTGTTTTTGCGGAAGGGCTGACTTGCGGCCGGGACCTCCCGGCATTATGGTAAAGGCGGCGATGAGGGACGCGGCGACTATCAGGATAAGGATGATGGTTATGATGCGTTTCAAGGGTATCGCTCCTTTCAAATAAGTTTTTTATTCGTTTTTAAGTCCTCCTTCATAAAGTATGCATTTTATGAATAAAAATTCCGACCGGGGCGGGTCGGATCGTTTTAGCCTCATAAAATTTATCAAAAAATATAGGGCGGATTTCTCCACCTGGCTTACTTGAAATAAATTGCAGCAAAACCTATGATAACTGTCGCTATTAATGCAAAAGCCCATCTCTGTAAGCCACTGATTTCTCGGTGAATTGCATCGAACTTAGAATCTATTTTGTCAAATCTTGCATCGGTTTCTTTTTTTGCTGTATCAAACCTTGCATCTATTTTGTCAAATCTTATATCGGTTTCTTTTTTTGCTGCGTCAAACCTTGCATCTATTTTGTCAAATCTTGCATCGGTTTCTTTTTTTGCTGCATCAAACCTTGCATCTATTTTGTCAAATCTTGCATCGGTTTCTTTTTTTGCTGCGTCAAACCTTGCATCTATCTTATCTGCGAGGTCTTCAATTACTTTATAAACCGCATCGAATTTAGCATCAATTTTGTCAAATTTAGCATCGCTTTCCTTGCGAGCTGCTTCAAATCTGGCATCGCTTTCTTTGCGGGCAGCTTCAAATCTGGCATCCATTGTATTAGATAAATCTTTGATTTCTTTGTGGACCTCTGCAAATTTGCTATCTACTCTATCAAATTTTGCATCCATGCTGTCCTTTAAAGCGCTAATTTGCTGCGATAGGAAAAAATAACCCGATTCATATATTTTAGGTTCGTGCGGGGGAATATTATCCTCACTTGCGGCTATCTCATTTTTTGTTTTGTTTGCTATATACTCTTCCGCCATGCTCATCACCCTTCCTCCTTGTCTCAATTATATAAAATTTCCAACTGAACTTCAATGCTTTTAACAAATTTTTTACCAGTCTTTTCCGCGACGGATCAGGGTGATTTTGCTTATGGCAATATATAGCATCTTGCAATTCTCGTGAAATATTTAAGTAAAAGATATATTTTTGAAATAAAAATTACCGACCGCTGCGGGTCGGAAAAGTTTTGAATCTATTTTTCTTCGTCCATGAATTCCCGGGCGGTTTCGGCCATTTTCTTGAGGGAGGCTTTTACCTTTTTATGAAATTCTTCGGCGGAAATGCCGGTCATTATCTCGATGGCGTCGTCGATGGTCTCGGCGGAATATATGTGGAATTTGCCCTGTTCCACGGCTTCTACCACTTCGGGCTTGAGCATAAGGTTGTCGATGTTCTGGCAGGGGATGACCACACCCTGGGTGCCGGTGAGGCCCTTTATCTTGCAGGCATGGTAAAAGCCTTCTATTTTATACGTGGTGCCTCCAACGGGCTGGACATGGCCGTGCTGGTTTAAGGAACCGGTGATGGCCAGGTCCTGGCGTATTGGGATACCGGAGATGCTGGACAGCAGCGCTATGAGTTCGGCGCAGGTGGCGCTGTCGCCCTCGATGCCGCCGTAGTTTTGCTCGAAGGCTATGCTGGCGGATATAGTGAGGGGCATGTCTTTAGCGTAGCGCTCGCCCAGATATCCCGTGAGGATCATGACGGCCTTGTCGTGGATGTGGCCGCTCATCTTGGCCTCCCGCTCAATGTTTATGACTCCCTCGTCTCCCAGATAGGTCCTGGCGGTAATGCGGGAAGGCTGGCCGAAGATATAGTCTCCCACGTCCAGCACCGAAAGTCCGTTGATCTGACCCACGGCGGCACCCCGGGTATCCACCAGTATTTCGCCGCGCTCTATCATGGAAAAAAGCTTTTCTTCTACCCTGTTGGAGCGGTAGACTTTTTGCTCTATGGCTTTATCTACGTAATCGCGGGTGACGGAGGCACTGCCGTCTATGGCAGCCCAGGCGCTGGCCTCGTAGAGCACCTCCACTATTTCGTTAAACCGGGTGGAAAGCTTCTTCTTGTCTTCAGCCAGGCGGGAGCTATAGTCCACCACCCTTGCCACTCCGGTAGGATCGAAGTGGATAAGTCCTTCATTCTGGCATATGTGGCATATGAAGGCCGCATACCGTTTGAGGTTCTCGGGGGTGCGGTCCATCTCCACATCGAAGTCCACCTTTATCTTGAAGAGCTTGCGGAAGTCCTCGTCATAAGCATTTAATAGAGAATAAATATACGGAGTGCCGATGAGTATGACCTTCACCCTTACGGGTATGGGTTCGGGCTTCAGTGTGACGGTGGGCACCGTGCGGTACTGCTCGCCTATGTTTTCCACCCGGGCCTCGCTGTTTTTCAGGGTGCGCTTTAAAGTGTCCCAGGCGTAGGGGTCTTTGAAAAGGTCCGCCGCCTGGAGTACTAAGTACCCGCCGCTCGCCCTGTGGATGGCTCCGCTTTTAATCATGGTAAAGTCGGTGGTGATGGCGCCAAATTGGGCTTTGCCCTCGATCTTACCGAACAGGTTATAATAGGTGGGGTTTGTCTCAAAGATTACCGGAGCACCTTTTGTGGCCCTGTTGTCTACAAAAATATTTACCCTGTAGCGCAGGAAAAAGTCTTCATGGGGCACATTCGGGGCGAGGTTCAATATTTGCTGGCTGTCCCCGTCGGTTTTTTCCCGGCGCTCGGTGCGGAACACGGACAGGTTTTTGATGATGTCTTCTTTCACGGATTTAAGGTAAGATATGATTTCGGCAAATTCGGCATATTTTACGGCCACTTCTTCGAAGAGGGGGTTTATGGTGGCAAGGGCGGTGTCTCTCTCCAGGTGGGCGAGTTCCTCCCGGGCCTGTTTGTCCAGGGCTCTAACTTTGCGTAGAGTTTCATCGATCCTACCCTGGAGGGTACGGCCTTTTTCTTCCAGGGCTTTCCTTTCCTCATCGGAAAGATCCTCAAATTCCTCCT from Biomaibacter acetigenes includes these protein-coding regions:
- a CDS encoding type II toxin-antitoxin system PemK/MazF family toxin is translated as MGYIPEQGDIIFLEFDPQTGHEQKGKRPALVVSNNTYNKFTKLAMVCPITNTNRNFPLHVELDERTKTTGVIMCEQVKALDIYARDVSFREKAPKDIVEEVVDILIGFVEMVPGTHLFTY
- a CDS encoding AbrB/MazE/SpoVT family DNA-binding domain-containing protein, with the translated sequence MYTTIQKWGNSQAVRLPKAILKMAKLNENDKVEIQVKDGNVVIIPVKKHKTLEERIAEYKGDYKCSEWDTGKPQGKEVF
- a CDS encoding S-layer homology domain-containing protein, with translation MKKARKLLITLLILTFVLSTVSVGFAADTTTAADTKTPASVIRAQALGILRGDEKGNLNLDKPITRAEALALIIRISGLEGSADLMKGQTKFADVAADHWASGYINLGVGQGIVNGYPDGTFKPNDNVTYAQMAKMLLYAMNYGVTVEGAPWPAGVMGKADDLGLFDGVNAVPNVPALRGAVVEMIDNSLTVKHLKQTGYGDLKQYEEGTETFLSKMDSKEIEGRVIEVDADRQEVTIKDDDGAVDTYSVVDSIDPEALLGLKVTAWANDDDEIFFVDYDKDQLKNDIISEDVTDEDFDGTKLTQIDLKIADDTYDVADDATIYVDGAKVTGKDAIKAALKKGVYGTFAFDKGDIVFMNLMSWDYDAVLVKEVDTKDETITYYDGTSEDELDLTDPDSYKITINGESAKLEDIKANDVMYVADYDDIYHIVIVRKTVEGKLERVKSDELKIDGTTYDVAKAADDTIMATFSPNKNDDLYSYSVDASALDDLLNEDTTAVLDLAGDVRHLISDVETTSDDYYGVALKVDDYNETVKVNVKGESKSYDIDADIHDLRTAGASDLTLSGLKALVNDTNNQYAIVKFTLDKDGVINEMWVYATAAKQADETWTVTPSAAAIDSFDKDDDVINSGSNHYFVDENTIIVDELDDIDLVKWDNIKDKDITGGKGIIVADGLDAKFVVFTAGYDSIAEEDEELGVVLDKFKDADGDWAATVKVYNGEEKDYKLNSRTAQSVGDITFFTVNADGDLTVSDVIYGSDNTIDAVHNTVSIASGAVSEKGSDSIKIGGTTYKVNSKTLVFDVTDGLSNIDTAAYRDVRNGDTVKAVVENSLVKIIYITVKH
- the sppA gene encoding signal peptide peptidase SppA, whose product is MKRIITIILILIVAASLIAAFTIMPGGPGRKSALPQKQIGVITLEGVIMSGSSGFLSAAGTDDILRQLHDAAEDPDIAALVIRINSPGGTVAASQELYQEALRVKESGKKLVVSMGDVAASGGYMVSCAADKIVANPGTTTGSIGVIMEFQNIEGLYDKLGLKENVIKSAPHKDIGSPTRPMTEDERAILQDMINEMYGQFVDIVAKGRHMDVEEVKKLADGRVYTGTQAKKLGLVDEIGNYYDAIKIAADLAGIKGKPVIKEYGKKSTLEALLSGVKSIVNTFLDPAFGIRLPADPGTTLPTWRDFSHHSYFLDYLPDKVAQSYLYP
- a CDS encoding AAA family ATPase; the protein is MFSFRSTEDLEPLSDIIGQERAVKAMEFGLKIDHKGYNIFMTGLTGTGKTSYARAVVKKAAVGKPIPDDILYVYNFTRPEKPIAINLPAGKGSEFSKDMEKLIAEVRREIIRVFDDENFENQKQALIDRYQRASMGLFEKLDETAKAEGFTLQRTPQGIITIPLRDGKPMSQEEFEDLSDEERKALEEKGRTLQGRIDETLRKVRALDKQAREELAHLERDTALATINPLFEEVAVKYAEFAEIISYLKSVKEDIIKNLSVFRTERREKTDGDSQQILNLAPNVPHEDFFLRYRVNIFVDNRATKGAPVIFETNPTYYNLFGKIEGKAQFGAITTDFTMIKSGAIHRASGGYLVLQAADLFKDPYAWDTLKRTLKNSEARVENIGEQYRTVPTVTLKPEPIPVRVKVILIGTPYIYSLLNAYDEDFRKLFKIKVDFDVEMDRTPENLKRYAAFICHICQNEGLIHFDPTGVARVVDYSSRLAEDKKKLSTRFNEIVEVLYEASAWAAIDGSASVTRDYVDKAIEQKVYRSNRVEEKLFSMIERGEILVDTRGAAVGQINGLSVLDVGDYIFGQPSRITARTYLGDEGVINIEREAKMSGHIHDKAVMILTGYLGERYAKDMPLTISASIAFEQNYGGIEGDSATCAELIALLSSISGIPIRQDLAITGSLNQHGHVQPVGGTTYKIEGFYHACKIKGLTGTQGVVIPCQNIDNLMLKPEVVEAVEQGKFHIYSAETIDDAIEIMTGISAEEFHKKVKASLKKMAETAREFMDEEK